A stretch of Caenorhabditis elegans chromosome IV DNA encodes these proteins:
- the glct-6 gene encoding Galactosylgalactosylxylosylprotein 3-beta-glucuronosyltransferase (Confirmed by transcript evidence) — translation MLIMNNIEKSTSVVDDSELEDSEKMFGDKLESQALQKGCEEDIEKHCRRCIGKPTMRTMNKLRKYGIYVLFCMLLFAMVFQFSADLRQPSYPVFKLSEGNMTNRMIIVVTPTYKRMTRIPDMLRMANTLSHIKDLHWIIVEDGNKTVPAVRDILERTKLPYTYMGHKTILGYPRRGWYQRTMALKYIRSNTSQILGKDHEEGVVYFGDDDNSYDTRLFTEYIRNVKTLGIWAVGLVGGTVVEAPKVVGGKVTAFNVKWNPKRRFAVDMAGFAVNLKVVLNSDAVFGTACKRGGGAPETCLLEDMGLEREDIEPFGYEKDKDREILVWHTKTSTPNIVKSNKNSTKKAPPPDTFGYFVEA, via the exons aTGCTTATTATGAATAATATTGAG AAGTCAACAAGCGTCGTTGATGATTCAGAGTTAGAGGACTcagaaaaaa tgttcgGAGACAAGCTGGAGTCACAGGCGTTGCAGAAAGGGTGCGAGGAGGACATTGAGAAGCATTGCAGGCGGTGCATAG gCAAACCGACAATGCGAACAATGAACAAGTTGCGAAAATACGGTATCTACGTGCTCTTTTGCATGCTGCTCTTCGCCATggttttccagttttccgCCGATTT acggCAGCCCTCCTATCCAGTTTTCAAGCTGTCCGAGGGAAATATGACGAATCGGATGATTATTGTGGTGACGCCGACGTATAAGAGGATGACCCGGATACCTGATATGTTACG aatggCAAACACCCTATCCCACATCAAGGATCTTCACTGGATCATCGTAGAAGACGGCAACAAGACCGTGCCAGCAGTCCGTGATATTCTCGAAAGAACCAAACTCCCTTACACCTACATGGGTCACAAAACCATTCTGGGGTACCCAAGAAGAGGCTGGTATCAACGGACGATGGCGCTGAAGTACATCCGATCAAATACCTCCCAAATATTGGGAAAAGATCATGAGGAAGGTGTCGTGTACTTTGGAGATGACGATAATTCGTATGATACGCGGCTTTTTACGGAGTATATCAGGAATGTGAAAACGCTCGGAATTTGGGCAGTTG gccTGGTCGGTGGTACTGTAGTCGAAGCGCCAAAAGTGGTGGGCGGCAAGGTGACGGCATTTAACGTGAAATGGAACCCGAAGCGGCGATTTGCGGTGGATATGGCCGGTTTTGCAGTCAACCTGAAAGTGGTCCTGAACTCTGATGCAGTATTCGGTACCGCTTGTAAACGCGGCGGTGGTGCCCCGGAAACATGTCTGCTGGAGGATATGGGTCTAGAACGAGAGGACATTGAGCCATTCGGTTATGAGAAGGAT aaagaccGTGAAATCCTGGTATGGCATACAAAAACCAGTACGCCGAACATCGtgaaatccaacaaaaattcCACGAAAAAAGCCCCTCCGCCAGACACCTTCGGGTACTTTGTTGAAGCGTGA
- the glct-6 gene encoding Galactosylgalactosylxylosylprotein 3-beta-glucuronosyltransferase (Confirmed by transcript evidence), with protein MFGDKLESQALQKGCEEDIEKHCRRCIGKPTMRTMNKLRKYGIYVLFCMLLFAMVFQFSADLRQPSYPVFKLSEGNMTNRMIIVVTPTYKRMTRIPDMLRMANTLSHIKDLHWIIVEDGNKTVPAVRDILERTKLPYTYMGHKTILGYPRRGWYQRTMALKYIRSNTSQILGKDHEEGVVYFGDDDNSYDTRLFTEYIRNVKTLGIWAVGLVGGTVVEAPKVVGGKVTAFNVKWNPKRRFAVDMAGFAVNLKVVLNSDAVFGTACKRGGGAPETCLLEDMGLEREDIEPFGYEKDKDREILVWHTKTSTPNIVKSNKNSTKKAPPPDTFGYFVEA; from the exons a tgttcgGAGACAAGCTGGAGTCACAGGCGTTGCAGAAAGGGTGCGAGGAGGACATTGAGAAGCATTGCAGGCGGTGCATAG gCAAACCGACAATGCGAACAATGAACAAGTTGCGAAAATACGGTATCTACGTGCTCTTTTGCATGCTGCTCTTCGCCATggttttccagttttccgCCGATTT acggCAGCCCTCCTATCCAGTTTTCAAGCTGTCCGAGGGAAATATGACGAATCGGATGATTATTGTGGTGACGCCGACGTATAAGAGGATGACCCGGATACCTGATATGTTACG aatggCAAACACCCTATCCCACATCAAGGATCTTCACTGGATCATCGTAGAAGACGGCAACAAGACCGTGCCAGCAGTCCGTGATATTCTCGAAAGAACCAAACTCCCTTACACCTACATGGGTCACAAAACCATTCTGGGGTACCCAAGAAGAGGCTGGTATCAACGGACGATGGCGCTGAAGTACATCCGATCAAATACCTCCCAAATATTGGGAAAAGATCATGAGGAAGGTGTCGTGTACTTTGGAGATGACGATAATTCGTATGATACGCGGCTTTTTACGGAGTATATCAGGAATGTGAAAACGCTCGGAATTTGGGCAGTTG gccTGGTCGGTGGTACTGTAGTCGAAGCGCCAAAAGTGGTGGGCGGCAAGGTGACGGCATTTAACGTGAAATGGAACCCGAAGCGGCGATTTGCGGTGGATATGGCCGGTTTTGCAGTCAACCTGAAAGTGGTCCTGAACTCTGATGCAGTATTCGGTACCGCTTGTAAACGCGGCGGTGGTGCCCCGGAAACATGTCTGCTGGAGGATATGGGTCTAGAACGAGAGGACATTGAGCCATTCGGTTATGAGAAGGAT aaagaccGTGAAATCCTGGTATGGCATACAAAAACCAGTACGCCGAACATCGtgaaatccaacaaaaattcCACGAAAAAAGCCCCTCCGCCAGACACCTTCGGGTACTTTGTTGAAGCGTGA
- the glct-6 gene encoding Galactosylgalactosylxylosylprotein 3-beta-glucuronosyltransferase (Confirmed by transcript evidence), producing MRTMNKLRKYGIYVLFCMLLFAMVFQFSADLRQPSYPVFKLSEGNMTNRMIIVVTPTYKRMTRIPDMLRMANTLSHIKDLHWIIVEDGNKTVPAVRDILERTKLPYTYMGHKTILGYPRRGWYQRTMALKYIRSNTSQILGKDHEEGVVYFGDDDNSYDTRLFTEYIRNVKTLGIWAVGLVGGTVVEAPKVVGGKVTAFNVKWNPKRRFAVDMAGFAVNLKVVLNSDAVFGTACKRGGGAPETCLLEDMGLEREDIEPFGYEKDKDREILVWHTKTSTPNIVKSNKNSTKKAPPPDTFGYFVEA from the exons ATGCGAACAATGAACAAGTTGCGAAAATACGGTATCTACGTGCTCTTTTGCATGCTGCTCTTCGCCATggttttccagttttccgCCGATTT acggCAGCCCTCCTATCCAGTTTTCAAGCTGTCCGAGGGAAATATGACGAATCGGATGATTATTGTGGTGACGCCGACGTATAAGAGGATGACCCGGATACCTGATATGTTACG aatggCAAACACCCTATCCCACATCAAGGATCTTCACTGGATCATCGTAGAAGACGGCAACAAGACCGTGCCAGCAGTCCGTGATATTCTCGAAAGAACCAAACTCCCTTACACCTACATGGGTCACAAAACCATTCTGGGGTACCCAAGAAGAGGCTGGTATCAACGGACGATGGCGCTGAAGTACATCCGATCAAATACCTCCCAAATATTGGGAAAAGATCATGAGGAAGGTGTCGTGTACTTTGGAGATGACGATAATTCGTATGATACGCGGCTTTTTACGGAGTATATCAGGAATGTGAAAACGCTCGGAATTTGGGCAGTTG gccTGGTCGGTGGTACTGTAGTCGAAGCGCCAAAAGTGGTGGGCGGCAAGGTGACGGCATTTAACGTGAAATGGAACCCGAAGCGGCGATTTGCGGTGGATATGGCCGGTTTTGCAGTCAACCTGAAAGTGGTCCTGAACTCTGATGCAGTATTCGGTACCGCTTGTAAACGCGGCGGTGGTGCCCCGGAAACATGTCTGCTGGAGGATATGGGTCTAGAACGAGAGGACATTGAGCCATTCGGTTATGAGAAGGAT aaagaccGTGAAATCCTGGTATGGCATACAAAAACCAGTACGCCGAACATCGtgaaatccaacaaaaattcCACGAAAAAAGCCCCTCCGCCAGACACCTTCGGGTACTTTGTTGAAGCGTGA
- the K09B3.1 gene encoding ShKT domain-containing protein (Confirmed by transcript evidence) codes for MRRLVLLLALCFSCSFAQYGLYGSGYNGYGGYGSGYGTGYGMGYGMGYPMNPYMNQVYGTDATEITQPNPNPPTENQRDCRGLPSMRSRSLCRYGSNPMMSGGGGMYGAGGCMDLSPQCSVWASTGQCSTNPMMMRQTCAMSCGTCSTGVGALGSMGSYNPFGGYGGMGYPQAGLLDPLAQFIGRSIYETGILRQPTPSSSSKSIGILTKAKSEQLPSR; via the exons ATGAGGCGGTTGGTCTTATTACTAG CACTATGTTTCTCCTGCTCTTTTGCTCAATATGGCCTCTATGGTAGCGGATATAATGGCTATGGAGGGTACGGTAGCGGCTATGGAACTGGGTACGGAATGGGCTATGGAATGGGCTATCCAATGAATCCGTATATGAATCAGGTTTATgg AACCGACGCGACAGAAATTACCCAACCCAACCCAAATCCTCCAACTGAAAACCAACGCGACTGCCGCGGCCTGCCTTCCATGAGATCACGGAGTCTTTGCAGGTATGGTAGCAATCCGATGATGTCCGGTGGCGGCGGGATGTATGGAGCTGGCGGATGCATGGATCTGAGCCCTCAATGCTCCGTTTGGGCGAGCACAG gCCAATGCTCTACAAATCCAATGATGATGCGGCAGACGTGTGCAATGTCCTGTGGAACTT GCAGCACAGGTGTTGGAGCTCTCGGGTCCATGGGGTCCTACAACCCATTTGGAGGGTACGGAGGGATGGGATACCCCCAAGCCGGTTTGTTAGACCCCCTTGCTCAATTCATCGGGAGATCGATTTACGAAACTG gGATCCTCCGACAACCAACTCCATCGAGTAGTTCCAAGAGCATTGGTATACTGACGAAAGCGAAAAGTGAGCAGTTGCCGAGCCGGTGA
- the K09B3.1 gene encoding ShKT domain-containing protein (Confirmed by transcript evidence), producing the protein MRRLVLLLALCFSCSFAQYGLYGSGYNGYGGYGSGYGTGYGMGYGMGYPMNPYMNQVYGYGSNPMMSGGGGMYGAGGCMDLSPQCSVWASTGQCSTNPMMMRQTCAMSCGTCSTGVGALGSMGSYNPFGGYGGMGYPQAGLLDPLAQFIGRSIYETGILRQPTPSSSSKSIGILTKAKSEQLPSR; encoded by the exons ATGAGGCGGTTGGTCTTATTACTAG CACTATGTTTCTCCTGCTCTTTTGCTCAATATGGCCTCTATGGTAGCGGATATAATGGCTATGGAGGGTACGGTAGCGGCTATGGAACTGGGTACGGAATGGGCTATGGAATGGGCTATCCAATGAATCCGTATATGAATCAGGTTTATgg GTATGGTAGCAATCCGATGATGTCCGGTGGCGGCGGGATGTATGGAGCTGGCGGATGCATGGATCTGAGCCCTCAATGCTCCGTTTGGGCGAGCACAG gCCAATGCTCTACAAATCCAATGATGATGCGGCAGACGTGTGCAATGTCCTGTGGAACTT GCAGCACAGGTGTTGGAGCTCTCGGGTCCATGGGGTCCTACAACCCATTTGGAGGGTACGGAGGGATGGGATACCCCCAAGCCGGTTTGTTAGACCCCCTTGCTCAATTCATCGGGAGATCGATTTACGAAACTG gGATCCTCCGACAACCAACTCCATCGAGTAGTTCCAAGAGCATTGGTATACTGACGAAAGCGAAAAGTGAGCAGTTGCCGAGCCGGTGA
- the K09B3.1 gene encoding ShKT domain-containing protein (Confirmed by transcript evidence) encodes MMSGGGGMYGAGGCMDLSPQCSVWASTGQCSTNPMMMRQTCAMSCGTCSTGVGALGSMGSYNPFGGYGGMGYPQAGLLDPLAQFIGRSIYETGILRQPTPSSSSKSIGILTKAKSEQLPSR; translated from the exons ATGATGTCCGGTGGCGGCGGGATGTATGGAGCTGGCGGATGCATGGATCTGAGCCCTCAATGCTCCGTTTGGGCGAGCACAG gCCAATGCTCTACAAATCCAATGATGATGCGGCAGACGTGTGCAATGTCCTGTGGAACTT GCAGCACAGGTGTTGGAGCTCTCGGGTCCATGGGGTCCTACAACCCATTTGGAGGGTACGGAGGGATGGGATACCCCCAAGCCGGTTTGTTAGACCCCCTTGCTCAATTCATCGGGAGATCGATTTACGAAACTG gGATCCTCCGACAACCAACTCCATCGAGTAGTTCCAAGAGCATTGGTATACTGACGAAAGCGAAAAGTGAGCAGTTGCCGAGCCGGTGA
- the osm-3 gene encoding Osmotic avoidance abnormal protein 3 (Confirmed by transcript evidence), with protein sequence MAESVRVAVRCRPFNQREKDLNTTLCVGMTPNVGQVNLNAPDGAAKDFTFDGAYFMDSTGEQIYNDIVFPLVENVIEGYNGTVFAYGQTGSGKTFSMQGIETIPAQRGVIPRAFDHIFTATATTENVKFLVHCSYLEIYNEEVRDLLGADNKQKLEIKEQPDRGVYVAGLSMHVCHDVPACKELMTRGFNNRHVGATLMNKDSSRSHSIFTVYVEGMTETGSIRMGKLNLVDLAGSERQSKTGATGDRLKEATKINLSLSALGNVISALVDGKSKHIPYRDSKLTRLLQDSLGGNTKTIMIACVSPSSDNYDETLSTLRYANRAKNIKNKPTINEDPKDALLREYQEEIARLKSMVQPGAVGVGAPAQDAFSIEEERKKLREEFEEAMNDLRGEYEREQTSKAELQKDLESLRADYERANANLDNLNPEEAAKKIQQLQDQFIGGEEAGNTQLKQKRMKQLKEAETKTQKLAAALNVHKDDPLLQVYSTTQEKLDAVTSQLEKEVKKSKGYEREIEDLHGEFELDRLDYLDTIRKQDQQLKLLMQIMDKIQPIIKKDTNYSNVDRIKKEAVWNEDESRWILPEMSMSRTILPLANNGYMQEPARQENTLLRSNFDDKLRERLAKSDSENLANSYFKPVKQINVINKYKSDQKLSTSKSLFPSKTPTFDGLVNGVVYTDALYERAQSAKRPPRLASLNPK encoded by the exons ATGGCAGAGAGCGTCCGGGTCGCCGTAAGATGTCGTCCGTTCAATCAGAGAGAAAAGGACCTGAATACGACG ctatGCGTCGGAATGACTCCGAACGTTGGACAGGTCAACCTGAACGCGCCGGACGGGGCGGCCAAGGACTTCACGTTCGATGGAGCCTACTTTATGGATTCGACCGGCGAGCAGATTTACAATGATATTGTCTTTCCGCTAGTTGAg AACGTGATAGAAGGCTACAATGGCACTGTGTTTGCCTATGGCCAAACTGGATCGGGCAAGACTTTCTCCATGCAGGGCATCGAAACAATTCCAGCTCAACGGGGTGTGATTCCACGGGCTTTTGATCACATATTCACCGCCACGGCTACGacggaaaatgtgaaattccTGGTGCACTGCAGCTATTTAGag ATTTACAACGAAGAGGTTAGAGACTTGCTGGGCGCCGACAATAAACAAAAACTGGAGATCAAAGAGCAACCGGATCGGGGTGTCTATGTGGCGGGCCTCTCCATGCATGTTTGTCATGATGTCCCGGCTTGCAAGGAGCTGATGACTCGGGGCTTCAACAATCGGCACGTCGGCGCCACGTTGATGAACAAG GACTCTTCCCGAAGTCACTCAATCTTCACGGTATACGTGGAAGGCATGACAGAAACCGGATCGATCAGGATGGGAAAGTTGAATCTGGTCGATTTGGCTGGAAGTGAGCGGCAGAGCAAGACAGGAGCCACCGGTGACCGTTTGAAGGAGGCCACGAAGATTAACCTATCGCTGTCGGCGTTGGGTAATGTGATATCGGCGTTGGTGGACGGAAAGTCGAAGCATATACCCTACAGGGACAGTAAGCTGACTAGGTTGTTACAG gatTCTCTTGGTGGTAACACAAAGACCATTATGATCGCCTGCGTGTCCCCATCCAGTGACAACTACGACGAGACTCTCTCCACACTTCGATATGCCAACCGTGCCAAGAACATCAAGAACAAGCCGACGATCAACGAGGATCCAAAGGATGCTCTTCTTCGAGAGTACCAGGAGGAAATCGCTCGGCTCAAGTCTATGGTTCAACCGGGGGCCGTTGGAGTTGGCGCTCCTGCGCAGGACGCTTTCTCGATAGAAGAGGAGAGGAAGAAGCTACGGGAAGAATTCGAGGAGGCGATGAACGACTTGCGTGGCGAGTATGAGCGGGAGCAGACGAGTAAAGCGGAGCTACAGAAGGACCTGGAGTCCTTGAGAGCAGACTATGAAAGGGCTAATGCGAATTTAGACAACTTGAATCCGGAAGAAGCGGCGAAGAAGATCCAACAGCTCCAAGATCAGTTTATTGGAGGAGAAGAAGCAGGCAATACTCAGCTGAAGCAAAAACGGATGAAGCAGCTGAAGGAGGCAGAGACTAAAACGCAGAAGTTGGCAG CCGCGTTAAACGTTCATAAGGATGATCCTCTGCTTCAAGTCTACAGTACTACTCAAGAAAAACTTGACGCAGTTACTTCTCAACTGGAGAAGGAAGTCAAGAAA TCCAAAGGTTACGAGCGAGAAATCGAGGATCTCCACGGCGAATTCGAACTGGATCGTCTCGATTATCTAGACACAATTCGGAAGCAGGACCAGCAGTTGAAGCTCCTTATGCAGATTATGGACAAAATCCAGCCGATCATCAAGAAAGATACGAATTATAGTAACGTGGATCGGATAAAGAAGGAGGCGGTGTGGAATGAAGACGAGAGTCGATggattttgccggaaatgtcgATGAGTCGGACTATTCTGCCGTTGGCTAATAATG GTTATATGCAAGAACCTGCTCGGCAAGAGAACACCTTATTACGGTCTAACTTTGACGACAAACTACGCGAGCGGCTAGCGAAAAGTGACTCGGAAAACCTGGCAAACAGCTACTTCAAGCCAGTGAAGCAGATCAATGTGATCAACAAGTACAAGAGTGATCAAAAAT taTCAACTTCCAAATCGCTATTTCCATCCAAGACCCCAACATTCGATGGTCTTGTCAACGGAGTCGTCTACACTGATGCTCTCTACGAGCGGGCTCAATCTGCAAAACGACCACCTCGACTAGCCTCTCTGAATCCCAAATAA
- the osm-3 gene encoding Osmotic avoidance abnormal protein 3 (Confirmed by transcript evidence): protein MTPNVGQVNLNAPDGAAKDFTFDGAYFMDSTGEQIYNDIVFPLVENVIEGYNGTVFAYGQTGSGKTFSMQGIETIPAQRGVIPRAFDHIFTATATTENVKFLVHCSYLEIYNEEVRDLLGADNKQKLEIKEQPDRGVYVAGLSMHVCHDVPACKELMTRGFNNRHVGATLMNKDSSRSHSIFTVYVEGMTETGSIRMGKLNLVDLAGSERQSKTGATGDRLKEATKINLSLSALGNVISALVDGKSKHIPYRDSKLTRLLQDSLGGNTKTIMIACVSPSSDNYDETLSTLRYANRAKNIKNKPTINEDPKDALLREYQEEIARLKSMVQPGAVGVGAPAQDAFSIEEERKKLREEFEEAMNDLRGEYEREQTSKAELQKDLESLRADYERANANLDNLNPEEAAKKIQQLQDQFIGGEEAGNTQLKQKRMKQLKEAETKTQKLAAALNVHKDDPLLQVYSTTQEKLDAVTSQLEKEVKKSKGYEREIEDLHGEFELDRLDYLDTIRKQDQQLKLLMQIMDKIQPIIKKDTNYSNVDRIKKEAVWNEDESRWILPEMSMSRTILPLANNGYMQEPARQENTLLRSNFDDKLRERLAKSDSENLANSYFKPVKQINVINKYKSDQKLSTSKSLFPSKTPTFDGLVNGVVYTDALYERAQSAKRPPRLASLNPK from the exons ATGACTCCGAACGTTGGACAGGTCAACCTGAACGCGCCGGACGGGGCGGCCAAGGACTTCACGTTCGATGGAGCCTACTTTATGGATTCGACCGGCGAGCAGATTTACAATGATATTGTCTTTCCGCTAGTTGAg AACGTGATAGAAGGCTACAATGGCACTGTGTTTGCCTATGGCCAAACTGGATCGGGCAAGACTTTCTCCATGCAGGGCATCGAAACAATTCCAGCTCAACGGGGTGTGATTCCACGGGCTTTTGATCACATATTCACCGCCACGGCTACGacggaaaatgtgaaattccTGGTGCACTGCAGCTATTTAGag ATTTACAACGAAGAGGTTAGAGACTTGCTGGGCGCCGACAATAAACAAAAACTGGAGATCAAAGAGCAACCGGATCGGGGTGTCTATGTGGCGGGCCTCTCCATGCATGTTTGTCATGATGTCCCGGCTTGCAAGGAGCTGATGACTCGGGGCTTCAACAATCGGCACGTCGGCGCCACGTTGATGAACAAG GACTCTTCCCGAAGTCACTCAATCTTCACGGTATACGTGGAAGGCATGACAGAAACCGGATCGATCAGGATGGGAAAGTTGAATCTGGTCGATTTGGCTGGAAGTGAGCGGCAGAGCAAGACAGGAGCCACCGGTGACCGTTTGAAGGAGGCCACGAAGATTAACCTATCGCTGTCGGCGTTGGGTAATGTGATATCGGCGTTGGTGGACGGAAAGTCGAAGCATATACCCTACAGGGACAGTAAGCTGACTAGGTTGTTACAG gatTCTCTTGGTGGTAACACAAAGACCATTATGATCGCCTGCGTGTCCCCATCCAGTGACAACTACGACGAGACTCTCTCCACACTTCGATATGCCAACCGTGCCAAGAACATCAAGAACAAGCCGACGATCAACGAGGATCCAAAGGATGCTCTTCTTCGAGAGTACCAGGAGGAAATCGCTCGGCTCAAGTCTATGGTTCAACCGGGGGCCGTTGGAGTTGGCGCTCCTGCGCAGGACGCTTTCTCGATAGAAGAGGAGAGGAAGAAGCTACGGGAAGAATTCGAGGAGGCGATGAACGACTTGCGTGGCGAGTATGAGCGGGAGCAGACGAGTAAAGCGGAGCTACAGAAGGACCTGGAGTCCTTGAGAGCAGACTATGAAAGGGCTAATGCGAATTTAGACAACTTGAATCCGGAAGAAGCGGCGAAGAAGATCCAACAGCTCCAAGATCAGTTTATTGGAGGAGAAGAAGCAGGCAATACTCAGCTGAAGCAAAAACGGATGAAGCAGCTGAAGGAGGCAGAGACTAAAACGCAGAAGTTGGCAG CCGCGTTAAACGTTCATAAGGATGATCCTCTGCTTCAAGTCTACAGTACTACTCAAGAAAAACTTGACGCAGTTACTTCTCAACTGGAGAAGGAAGTCAAGAAA TCCAAAGGTTACGAGCGAGAAATCGAGGATCTCCACGGCGAATTCGAACTGGATCGTCTCGATTATCTAGACACAATTCGGAAGCAGGACCAGCAGTTGAAGCTCCTTATGCAGATTATGGACAAAATCCAGCCGATCATCAAGAAAGATACGAATTATAGTAACGTGGATCGGATAAAGAAGGAGGCGGTGTGGAATGAAGACGAGAGTCGATggattttgccggaaatgtcgATGAGTCGGACTATTCTGCCGTTGGCTAATAATG GTTATATGCAAGAACCTGCTCGGCAAGAGAACACCTTATTACGGTCTAACTTTGACGACAAACTACGCGAGCGGCTAGCGAAAAGTGACTCGGAAAACCTGGCAAACAGCTACTTCAAGCCAGTGAAGCAGATCAATGTGATCAACAAGTACAAGAGTGATCAAAAAT taTCAACTTCCAAATCGCTATTTCCATCCAAGACCCCAACATTCGATGGTCTTGTCAACGGAGTCGTCTACACTGATGCTCTCTACGAGCGGGCTCAATCTGCAAAACGACCACCTCGACTAGCCTCTCTGAATCCCAAATAA
- the algn-14 gene encoding UDP-N-acetylglucosamine transferase subunit ALG14 (Confirmed by transcript evidence) codes for MFFLFFFVTAVILFGVLCLTAFMAFQVRHSNHSAKNMPKKDTASLCVVLGSGGHTSEMMELVKHFGEEFDERTYIIADTDTMSEDKAINHEKSRNNEKFCIEKIPRSREVGQSYLTSIGSTINATAFAVKLIYRIRPDLIVLNGPGTCIPVALAAAFFDIIRLIDTVIIYEESICRVKKLSLSGAILYYLGMVDCLIVHWPGLKKSYPRATYIQDLEHKFTLDGSEKKSQ; via the exons atgttttttctatttttcttcgtCACAGCTGTAATATTATTCGGTGTGCTATGTCTGACAGCATTTATGGCATTTCAAGTCCGCCATTCGAATCATTCGGCGAAAAATATGCCGAAAAAAGATACA gcATCATTATGCGTAGTTCTTGGTTCGGGAGGTCACACCAGCGAGATGATGGAGCTCGTCAAGCATTTTGGCGAGGAATTCGACGAGAGAACCTACATAATTGCGGATACAGACACGATGAGCGAGGATAAG GCAataaatcacgaaaaatcgaGGAATAACGAGAAATTCTGCATCGAAAAGATTCCGAGATCTCGGGAAGTCGGACAATCCTACTTGACGTCGATTGGCTCAACTATCAACGCAACCGCGTTCGCCGTGAAGCTTATCTACAGAATTCG TCCGGATCTAATCGTGCTCAACGGGCCTGGAACCTGTATCCCAGTCGCCTTGGCGGCCGCCTTCTTCGACATAATTCGCCTAATCGATACAGTTATTATCTACGAAGAATCGATTTGCCGAGTGAAAAAGCTCTCCTTATCCGGTGCAATTTTGTATTATCTCGGAATGGTCGACTGCCTGATTGTGCATTGGCCGGGGCTCAAGAAATCGTATCCAAGAGCCACGTATATTCAGGATTTGGAGCACAAATTCACGTTGGATGGCTCGgagaaaaaatctcaataa
- the algn-14 gene encoding UDP-N-acetylglucosamine transferase subunit ALG14 (Partially confirmed by transcript evidence), translated as MFFLFFFVTAVILFGVLCLTAFMAFQVRHSNHSAKNMPKKDTASLCVVLGSGGHTSEMMELVKHFGEEFDERTYIIADTDTMSEDKVGNGDFQVWNANLQAINHEKSRNNEKFCIEKIPRSREVGQSYLTSIGSTINATAFAVKLIYRIRPDLIVLNGPGTCIPVALAAAFFDIIRLIDTVIIYEESICRVKKLSLSGAILYYLGMVDCLIVHWPGLKKSYPRATYIQDLEHKFTLDGSEKKSQ; from the exons atgttttttctatttttcttcgtCACAGCTGTAATATTATTCGGTGTGCTATGTCTGACAGCATTTATGGCATTTCAAGTCCGCCATTCGAATCATTCGGCGAAAAATATGCCGAAAAAAGATACA gcATCATTATGCGTAGTTCTTGGTTCGGGAGGTCACACCAGCGAGATGATGGAGCTCGTCAAGCATTTTGGCGAGGAATTCGACGAGAGAACCTACATAATTGCGGATACAGACACGATGAGCGAGGATAAGGTGGGAAATGGCGATTTTCAAGTGTGGAATGCGAATTTGCAGGCAataaatcacgaaaaatcgaGGAATAACGAGAAATTCTGCATCGAAAAGATTCCGAGATCTCGGGAAGTCGGACAATCCTACTTGACGTCGATTGGCTCAACTATCAACGCAACCGCGTTCGCCGTGAAGCTTATCTACAGAATTCG TCCGGATCTAATCGTGCTCAACGGGCCTGGAACCTGTATCCCAGTCGCCTTGGCGGCCGCCTTCTTCGACATAATTCGCCTAATCGATACAGTTATTATCTACGAAGAATCGATTTGCCGAGTGAAAAAGCTCTCCTTATCCGGTGCAATTTTGTATTATCTCGGAATGGTCGACTGCCTGATTGTGCATTGGCCGGGGCTCAAGAAATCGTATCCAAGAGCCACGTATATTCAGGATTTGGAGCACAAATTCACGTTGGATGGCTCGgagaaaaaatctcaataa